A part of Dehalococcoidia bacterium genomic DNA contains:
- a CDS encoding mechanosensitive ion channel family protein: MERKNLKHKLKSYSIWTVILLIIVAALYFAAKELVPDDWFATHGKDWFIDHGVRILLIIVFSTLLYLALRKAIPHAMQITMGKGKWSSKAKEEQAKRTKTLSKVFVVTSGILILVIALFMILSELGVNIGPLIAGFGIVGVAVGFGAQYLIRDLIAGLFIIMENQYNVGDVVRIGSISGVVEEINMRRTVMRDLDGIVHFIPNGESGIISNFTKEWSRVNLNISVSYGTDLDHAIAVINRVCKEMAEEPLWKPSIIKAPQVLRVDNLGDSGIDLKILGDTKPIMQWDVMGEIRKRIKRAFDDEGIEIPWPHMKVYFGDTKPDATKQ; encoded by the coding sequence ATGGAAAGAAAAAATCTTAAACACAAACTAAAATCGTACTCTATATGGACCGTTATTCTGTTAATCATCGTCGCCGCCTTATATTTTGCGGCCAAAGAACTCGTGCCCGACGACTGGTTTGCCACTCATGGCAAGGACTGGTTTATAGATCACGGCGTGAGAATCCTGCTTATCATCGTTTTCTCTACATTACTATATCTTGCATTACGCAAAGCCATTCCTCACGCCATGCAGATAACGATGGGCAAAGGCAAATGGAGCAGCAAAGCCAAAGAGGAGCAGGCGAAGAGGACAAAGACCCTCTCCAAGGTTTTCGTGGTTACCAGCGGCATATTGATACTGGTTATAGCCCTCTTCATGATACTGTCTGAACTGGGTGTCAACATCGGACCTCTCATAGCAGGATTCGGCATCGTGGGTGTTGCTGTCGGTTTCGGCGCCCAGTATCTCATCCGCGACCTGATCGCAGGACTGTTCATCATCATGGAAAACCAATATAACGTCGGCGATGTAGTCAGGATAGGCAGCATAAGCGGCGTAGTGGAAGAGATAAACATGAGACGCACCGTAATGAGAGACCTGGACGGGATCGTCCACTTTATACCCAATGGAGAGAGTGGAATTATCTCCAACTTCACCAAGGAATGGTCACGGGTAAACCTGAATATCTCCGTATCCTATGGAACCGATCTAGACCATGCTATTGCAGTGATAAACCGCGTATGTAAGGAGATGGCTGAAGAGCCCCTCTGGAAGCCATCCATTATCAAGGCTCCCCAAGTGCTAAGGGTCGACAACCTGGGGGATTCCGGCATCGATCTAAAGATTCTCGGCGATACCAAACCGATTATGCAATGGGATGTCATGGGAGAAATCAGAAAGAGAATAAAGAGGGCCTTCGATGATGAAGGTATAGAGATACCCTGGCCGCACATGAAGGTCTATTTTGGCGACACCAAACCGGATGCGACTAAGCAGTGA
- a CDS encoding glycosyltransferase: MIQGRITPQNTEFVILCFEGPDQYSLAGGLGVRVANLSATLAKMGFQTHLFFIGDPSLDAVEYRQNGKLVLHRMCQWISKYHPNGVYEAEEAKLYDYNESIPRIVKDEIVKPAAAKGKLVVVLSEEWHTAEALCRLSDYLYYDGLRDKAIMYWNANNLFSFHRINWGRLGYVSTITTVSRYMKHLMWRMGMNPIVIPNGIPRDLLRKVDDEMSTRLREAIGADLVLCKVARWDPDKRWDSAVETTARLKERGIHTVLLARGGMEPYGKEVLGKARSLGLVIGEAYTDDNSFEGYVNALSKASYADVIDIRFHVPIDFLRIVYHACDAVLANSGHEPFGIVGLEAMAAGGIAFAGCTGEDYAIPFVNSFVLETPDPMEAVGYLMYLRDYPEEGVRIREAARRTARYFTWEAAVLNLVRKLENQARIKGVLGGVPTPSEPQFAISKLPPELVSTAMKRNYNR; the protein is encoded by the coding sequence ATGATTCAGGGAAGAATAACGCCGCAAAATACGGAATTCGTCATACTTTGTTTTGAAGGCCCGGATCAGTACTCGCTGGCGGGAGGTCTGGGTGTTCGCGTTGCTAATCTTTCAGCGACACTGGCTAAGATGGGCTTCCAGACGCATCTGTTTTTTATCGGCGACCCGTCGCTTGATGCTGTCGAATACAGACAGAACGGAAAGCTGGTGCTTCATCGCATGTGCCAGTGGATCAGCAAATACCATCCAAACGGCGTCTATGAGGCGGAGGAGGCCAAGCTCTACGATTATAACGAGTCCATACCGCGCATCGTAAAAGACGAAATCGTTAAGCCCGCAGCGGCCAAAGGAAAGCTGGTGGTGGTTCTCAGCGAGGAGTGGCATACCGCCGAAGCACTGTGCCGCCTCAGTGATTACCTATATTACGATGGGCTCAGGGACAAGGCGATAATGTACTGGAATGCCAACAATCTCTTCTCTTTCCACCGCATCAACTGGGGTCGGTTGGGTTACGTGTCGACCATCACTACTGTCAGCCGTTATATGAAACATCTTATGTGGCGCATGGGTATGAATCCCATCGTGATACCGAACGGCATACCCAGGGACCTGTTGCGCAAGGTAGATGATGAGATGTCGACCAGGCTGCGTGAGGCTATAGGAGCCGATCTCGTATTATGCAAAGTGGCCCGATGGGACCCGGATAAACGGTGGGACAGCGCTGTGGAGACGACGGCGAGGCTTAAAGAAAGGGGAATCCACACCGTTCTTCTGGCCAGGGGGGGGATGGAGCCTTACGGGAAGGAAGTTTTGGGCAAGGCTCGTTCTCTGGGTCTGGTGATCGGTGAGGCTTATACCGATGATAATTCATTTGAAGGCTATGTTAATGCGCTGAGTAAGGCTTCATATGCCGATGTCATCGATATCAGATTCCACGTCCCGATAGACTTCCTGCGCATCGTATATCATGCGTGCGATGCCGTGCTGGCGAACAGCGGTCACGAGCCTTTTGGCATCGTAGGTTTGGAAGCCATGGCCGCGGGCGGCATCGCCTTTGCGGGATGCACGGGCGAAGACTACGCTATACCGTTCGTAAACTCCTTCGTACTTGAAACGCCCGATCCCATGGAAGCAGTAGGCTATCTTATGTATCTGAGAGACTATCCCGAGGAGGGCGTACGAATAAGGGAGGCGGCCAGGCGCACAGCGCGGTATTTTACGTGGGAGGCGGCGGTGCTCAATCTCGTACGTAAGTTGGAGAACCAGGCGCGCATCAAGGGAGTCCTGGGCGGTGTGCCTACACCCTCGGAGCCTCAGTTTGCCATATCAAAGCTGCCGCCGGAACTGGTGTCTACTGCGATGAAGCGGAATTATAACAGGTAG
- a CDS encoding glycosyltransferase yields the protein MSANTTGRKTHKISIAEYEPVIGKSAIDELRYLADKLSGKVIQNINSTFSGGGVAEILSRMIPLCSQLGVDARWNVIKGNDEFFQVTKRFHNALHGRQEKITPVDFAYFQETTDRNIQETEINGDFVYIHDPQPIGLIARKNELGGKWIWRCHIDISHPNPAVWEFLLPMVVQYDASVFSAPAFSTELPIRQFLVPPSIDPLSDKNRDLPAETVDSVLSKYGVPRDKPIITQISRYDYLKDPVGLIRAFEMVKKNIDCRLVLGGGTATDDPESDKVLAEVREVAGNNPDIHVLLIPPGSDIEINALQRASTVIVQKSLGEGFGLTVSEALWKARPVVASAVGGIPLQVRNRFTGLLSHGIPGTAYAIKQLLANPEYANWLGKNGREHVRQNFLITRHLRDYLLIFLSLENSGDIIEL from the coding sequence ATCAGCGCTAATACAACTGGTCGAAAAACGCATAAAATAAGCATCGCCGAATACGAGCCTGTCATCGGAAAGAGCGCCATCGACGAACTGCGCTACCTCGCCGACAAGCTCTCCGGCAAGGTTATCCAGAACATCAACTCCACCTTCAGCGGCGGCGGCGTGGCGGAGATACTCAGCCGCATGATACCGCTGTGCTCTCAGCTCGGCGTGGACGCGCGCTGGAACGTGATAAAGGGCAACGACGAATTTTTCCAGGTGACAAAGAGATTCCACAACGCGCTCCATGGCAGGCAGGAGAAAATTACGCCTGTTGACTTCGCATATTTTCAGGAGACGACCGATAGAAACATACAGGAAACGGAAATTAACGGCGATTTCGTTTACATCCACGACCCGCAGCCGATAGGCCTTATCGCCCGCAAAAATGAATTAGGAGGGAAATGGATATGGAGATGCCACATCGACATCTCGCATCCGAATCCGGCGGTGTGGGAATTCCTGCTGCCAATGGTAGTACAATACGACGCCAGCGTTTTCTCGGCGCCAGCGTTCTCCACTGAATTGCCTATCAGGCAGTTCCTCGTCCCGCCTTCAATCGACCCGCTGAGCGACAAGAACAGGGATCTGCCGGCTGAAACCGTGGACTCGGTTCTATCCAAATACGGCGTGCCGAGAGACAAGCCGATAATTACCCAGATATCAAGATACGACTATTTGAAGGATCCGGTCGGCTTGATACGCGCCTTTGAGATGGTAAAGAAAAACATAGATTGCAGGCTGGTGCTGGGCGGCGGCACCGCCACGGACGACCCGGAATCGGATAAAGTTCTGGCCGAGGTGCGGGAAGTAGCGGGAAACAATCCGGACATCCATGTATTGCTGATTCCTCCGGGAAGCGATATCGAAATAAATGCGCTGCAGAGGGCATCGACCGTGATAGTTCAGAAATCTCTGGGCGAAGGCTTCGGGCTAACCGTGAGCGAAGCCCTGTGGAAAGCCCGGCCCGTGGTGGCATCGGCCGTAGGCGGCATACCGCTGCAAGTGAGAAATCGATTCACCGGGCTTCTCTCGCACGGGATACCTGGGACAGCCTACGCGATAAAACAGCTTCTAGCTAATCCTGAATACGCGAACTGGCTCGGTAAAAACGGCAGGGAGCATGTAAGGCAAAACTTCCTTATAACGAGGCACCTTAGAGACTACCTGCTGATCTTTCTTTCGCTGGAGAACTCTGGCGATATTATAGAGTTATAA
- a CDS encoding glycoside hydrolase family 57 protein, translated as MARDLVMYCVAHQPRRLKLPAQPIPANADIEDIERCLFDEAMNERYLHKVANWCYYPATEMFLDLVEGGMKMSLGFSVSILRQLESWDRNLFEMFQRLVAHPNVELVDVEPYHSFLPLCDLEAFVKRMTKSRDELKKVFGKRPVVTDTTEMLMSSGIYQALSEAGFKGALLDGRPWVMEWREPTHLYHMGRDMALLARHYDLSDDVGYRFSNRGWSGFPLYADSYAHWLRETWGDFIVLAWDYETFGEHHSRDTGIFEFMRHLPDEMARRDMRTLTPSEIIDKYSDRSYHLPLPAFPCTWAGTGGMEFFLGNAAQQAVFQLMLLAYNKALLTKNRKIIDIAIWLLQSDNLHLIQWFGRYGAEAEVSAYFTPQEWWRLGPNGIVWEIQQVYKNFIGALDAYL; from the coding sequence ATGGCTCGTGATTTAGTAATGTATTGCGTGGCGCACCAGCCGAGGCGCCTTAAATTGCCGGCTCAGCCCATCCCCGCCAATGCCGATATCGAGGATATAGAGCGCTGTCTGTTCGATGAGGCGATGAACGAGCGTTACCTGCACAAGGTAGCTAACTGGTGCTACTATCCGGCCACGGAGATGTTTCTCGACCTCGTCGAGGGCGGGATGAAGATGTCCCTCGGTTTTTCCGTATCCATATTAAGGCAGTTGGAAAGCTGGGACCGGAACCTGTTCGAGATGTTTCAGAGGCTGGTGGCGCATCCCAATGTTGAGCTTGTCGATGTTGAGCCGTATCACAGCTTTTTACCGCTATGCGACCTGGAGGCATTCGTCAAGCGAATGACGAAGTCGCGCGACGAGTTGAAGAAGGTTTTTGGCAAGAGACCCGTGGTAACTGATACTACCGAGATGCTGATGTCCAGCGGAATTTATCAAGCCCTGAGCGAAGCGGGATTCAAAGGAGCGTTGCTCGACGGCCGCCCGTGGGTGATGGAGTGGCGGGAGCCTACTCATCTCTATCACATGGGCAGGGATATGGCGCTTCTGGCCAGGCATTACGACCTTAGCGACGACGTCGGCTATCGCTTTTCCAACAGAGGGTGGTCTGGTTTTCCATTGTACGCCGATTCCTATGCGCACTGGCTCAGGGAGACCTGGGGCGACTTTATTGTGCTGGCCTGGGATTACGAGACCTTCGGCGAGCATCACTCCCGCGACACGGGCATCTTCGAGTTCATGAGGCACTTGCCGGATGAAATGGCCAGAAGGGACATGCGGACGCTGACGCCGAGCGAGATAATCGACAAGTATAGTGACCGGAGCTATCATCTGCCGTTGCCGGCGTTCCCCTGCACCTGGGCCGGCACCGGAGGCATGGAGTTCTTTCTGGGTAACGCCGCTCAGCAGGCCGTGTTTCAGTTGATGCTGCTGGCTTATAACAAGGCTCTGCTTACAAAGAATAGAAAGATTATCGATATAGCTATATGGCTGCTGCAGTCGGACAACCTACATCTAATCCAGTGGTTCGGCAGGTACGGTGCGGAGGCTGAGGTTTCGGCCTATTTTACGCCACAGGAATGGTGGCGTCTGGGTCCTAACGGCATAGTATGGGAGATCCAGCAGGTATATAAGAATTTTATCGGTGCTCTGGACGCGTATCTATAG